Proteins from one Sarcophilus harrisii chromosome 2, mSarHar1.11, whole genome shotgun sequence genomic window:
- the FAM241B gene encoding protein FAM241B — protein sequence MVRILANGDIVQDDDPRARASTTFRNITSRQNFFTRGDGQPHGGPAPNIHHLGPRPGAHRSPFSDINQQLVNLGFPLWHLGDQVVEPVMSILLLFLVMMLGVRGLLLVGLVYMVSQLSLR from the exons ATGGTGAGGATCCTAGCCAATGGAGACATTGTACAAGATGATGACCCCCGAGCCAGGGCCAGCACCACCTTTCGGAACATTACATCTCGGCAG AACTTTTTCACCAGAGGAGATGGCCAGCCTCATGGGGGCCCGGCGCCAAATATCCATCACCTGGGGCCCAGGCCGGGTGCCCATCGCTCCCCATTCTCTGACATCAACCAGCAGCTGGTGAACCTGGGCTTCCCGCTGTGGCACCTGGGGGACCAGGTGGTGGAGCCTGTGATGTCCATCCTCCTGCTCTTCCTGGTCATGATGCTGGGAGTTCGGGGGCTGCTGCTGGTGGGCCTTGTCTACATGGTGTCCCAGCTGAGCCTTCGATGA